The DNA sequence CAACCAAACACAACCATAAACCCTTTGTATCCCTACCACTGCAGGATCTGATGGCTCAGAATGGGATCACCTACGTGCTGAATGCCAGCAACACCTGCCCCAAGCCAGACTTCATCAGCGAGAGCCATTTCATGCGCATCCCAGTAAACGACAACTACTGCGAGAAACTGCTTCCCTGGCTGGACAAAACTAATGAATTCATAGGTAAGACGTGGGAAAATGCGTGGAAACAAGACACATTATCTTTGGAATGTAAGTGAAGATTAGCAGTACAAAGCAAGACAGCCGCTGAGGGAAGTTTCTTCATCAGGAAGTGAATTCATCTCAAATTATGCGTTAAAGAATGCCATGATATTCAATACAACACATCCGCACATTGTCACAGTTGATAAGCATTCACGTGCAGCTTAGGTAACAATAGTGTCAGGTAGAACATGCCTGTACTCTTCCAGGTAATGTCAGTTTGCTGATTGTCTTCTGCTGAAGAAGAGACCTGTCAGGGACCTGCAGTGTTGTGTGTATTCATGTATAATTGTGTGTATTCATTCCTGTCCATTTCCCTTCCAAACAGACAAAGCTAAGGTGTCAAACTGCAGAGTCATTGTGCACTGCCTGGCTGGAATCTCACGTTCAGCAACCATCGCCATTGCATACATCATGAAGACAATGGGCTTGTCATCAGATGATGCCTACAGGTACGCTTGCCCCTCCCATCCACCACCAGCTGAGCTAAGGTGTCAGGCTCAGCAAAAAGACAACTCACGgttaaaagaaatgcaaagtgacaccccccccccccaccaccaccaccaccaccaccaccaccacacacacacacacacacacacacacacacacacacaccccacccAGTCGTGTGAATTGAAATTGTTAGATGGCTGCCAGGGAACAGAGGTTGTACAAAAGACTTTGCTTTGACCTGTCAGGACAATGCTGGCAAATTATGATGTGTTGTATTAGTAAAACTTCTCACATCCTCAGCATAGGTCATTTAGGGTAATTCTGACCTTCTGAAGTCTCTCAGTATGTCTCCTAGATTCAGACTTCATTTACTGTAAATCCTTGGACACTGGCTTTTAAAAGGCTTTCCTCTTACATATTCTTCCTATTCTTTCTCTTCTGACAGGTTTGTAAAGGACAGAAGACCGTCCATATCACCCAACTTTAACTTTTTGGGTCAGTTGCTGGAGTTTGAGAAGGGCCTGCGGTTACTCCAAGCTTTAACCTCTGATGACAAGAACTCTGACAACACTAAGCAAAGCTCAGAGGTTAATGGGGTCTCCACAGGGTTCGAGATGAATGGTCACCACAGCAACTATGATTCATCTGTGGCTGAGCCCCACATCCCACCAGAACCCAAGCTGCTGTCACCCACATCCCTCCAGCAAGGCTTCAACGGCCTGCACCTCTCTGCAGAGAGGATCATGGACACTAACCGGCTCAAGCGCTCCTTCTCCCTGGACATTAAGTCTGTCTACTCCCCTAACAGTCCCCACTGTCCCAGCCTGGCACCCACACACTCTGAAGACGTCCCCAAGCTGTGCAAGCTTGACAGCCCAGGAACAGGTACCTCCAACGGTGTCTGCTCTCCTGTCCTAGACAGCCCCAGCTCCTCCGATTCACCATTCCCCTCACCAGGCAGCGGGGGCAGCATAGGAGGTTTGGGGCTTGGTGGAAGTGAAGGAGTCCATCGGTCCGGTTCCTCCAGACCCAGGAGAAAAACCAAGCACAGCTGCGGCAGTTCCCCGGTCCACTCCCAACCAAACCAACCTCCACAGTCCCTCAACTTGTTGCTGGACCGCAAGAGCCCCAGCCTGGATGAAAACCTGAAGGGCTCCCTGCTCCTCTCGCTCCCCTCTGTGCCCACAGTGGGGTCTGGGGCCATGTGGaccaaacacagagacactgtCCAGGCCACCACTCCCGTCACCCCAGTCACCCCAACCACAGATGCTCCCTGGCACTTTGGGGCAGAGGAAGGGGGTGAGGGAGAGATGGAGCtgggaggaggaagtggaggggGAGAGGAGTCCTCGGTAAGGTTCGGTAGCAGCTCGGCGTATGTGGCGTTCGGGTGCAGTGAAGGTGTGCGGTTACGAGACAAATCCCAGAGGGAGAAGCCCTC is a window from the Amphiprion ocellaris isolate individual 3 ecotype Okinawa chromosome 3, ASM2253959v1, whole genome shotgun sequence genome containing:
- the dusp8a gene encoding dual specificity protein phosphatase 8 isoform X1 is translated as MAGEKGPNKRSAMDIKRLASLIQRGTGRLLVIDSRTFSEYNASHVQGAVNVCCSKLVKRRLQQDKVSVTELLQPNGKVKVELGRKQEVVVYDQSSKEAGHLSKDGFVHILMGKLEGTFHKVSLLTGGFAAFSSCFPGLCEGKPATALPMSLSQPCLPVANVGPTRILPHLYLGSQKDVLNKDLMAQNGITYVLNASNTCPKPDFISESHFMRIPVNDNYCEKLLPWLDKTNEFIDKAKVSNCRVIVHCLAGISRSATIAIAYIMKTMGLSSDDAYRFVKDRRPSISPNFNFLGQLLEFEKGLRLLQALTSDDKNSDNTKQSSEVNGVSTGFEMNGHHSNYDSSVAEPHIPPEPKLLSPTSLQQGFNGLHLSAERIMDTNRLKRSFSLDIKSVYSPNSPHCPSLAPTHSEDVPKLCKLDSPGTGTSNGVCSPVLDSPSSSDSPFPSPGSGGSIGGLGLGGSEGVHRSGSSRPRRKTKHSCGSSPVHSQPNQPPQSLNLLLDRKSPSLDENLKGSLLLSLPSVPTVGSGAMWTKHRDTVQATTPVTPVTPTTDAPWHFGAEEGGEGEMELGGGSGGGEESSVRFGSSSAYVAFGCSEGVRLRDKSQREKPSAPQTQRDHRDSTSSPAVMSSSSNSSGPASEKQFKRRSCQMEFEEGISETRSREELGKIGKQSSFSGSMEIIEVS
- the dusp8a gene encoding dual specificity protein phosphatase 8 isoform X3; this encodes MKTRGDEEEREERKRALGGRMRAVTRGGFAAFSSCFPGLCEGKPATALPMSLSQPCLPVANVGPTRILPHLYLGSQKDVLNKDLMAQNGITYVLNASNTCPKPDFISESHFMRIPVNDNYCEKLLPWLDKTNEFIDKAKVSNCRVIVHCLAGISRSATIAIAYIMKTMGLSSDDAYRFVKDRRPSISPNFNFLGQLLEFEKGLRLLQALTSDDKNSDNTKQSSEVNGVSTGFEMNGHHSNYDSSVAEPHIPPEPKLLSPTSLQQGFNGLHLSAERIMDTNRLKRSFSLDIKSVYSPNSPHCPSLAPTHSEDVPKLCKLDSPGTGTSNGVCSPVLDSPSSSDSPFPSPGSGGSIGGLGLGGSEGVHRSGSSRPRRKTKHSCGSSPVHSQPNQPPQSLNLLLDRKSPSLDENLKGSLLLSLPSVPTVGSGAMWTKHRDTVQATTPVTPVTPTTDAPWHFGAEEGGEGEMELGGGSGGGEESSVRFGSSSAYVAFGCSEGVRLRDKSQREKPSAPQTQRDHRDSTSSPAVMSSSSNSSGPASEKQFKRRSCQMEFEEGISETRSREELGKIGKQSSFSGSMEIIEVS
- the dusp8a gene encoding dual specificity protein phosphatase 8 isoform X2; this encodes MPLDVVIAPAEDCFWPDLQDTDMRLKIRVRRMKEGRELRGGFAAFSSCFPGLCEGKPATALPMSLSQPCLPVANVGPTRILPHLYLGSQKDVLNKDLMAQNGITYVLNASNTCPKPDFISESHFMRIPVNDNYCEKLLPWLDKTNEFIDKAKVSNCRVIVHCLAGISRSATIAIAYIMKTMGLSSDDAYRFVKDRRPSISPNFNFLGQLLEFEKGLRLLQALTSDDKNSDNTKQSSEVNGVSTGFEMNGHHSNYDSSVAEPHIPPEPKLLSPTSLQQGFNGLHLSAERIMDTNRLKRSFSLDIKSVYSPNSPHCPSLAPTHSEDVPKLCKLDSPGTGTSNGVCSPVLDSPSSSDSPFPSPGSGGSIGGLGLGGSEGVHRSGSSRPRRKTKHSCGSSPVHSQPNQPPQSLNLLLDRKSPSLDENLKGSLLLSLPSVPTVGSGAMWTKHRDTVQATTPVTPVTPTTDAPWHFGAEEGGEGEMELGGGSGGGEESSVRFGSSSAYVAFGCSEGVRLRDKSQREKPSAPQTQRDHRDSTSSPAVMSSSSNSSGPASEKQFKRRSCQMEFEEGISETRSREELGKIGKQSSFSGSMEIIEVS